The following coding sequences lie in one Bacillus rossius redtenbacheri isolate Brsri chromosome 13, Brsri_v3, whole genome shotgun sequence genomic window:
- the LOC134538096 gene encoding fibroblast growth factor receptor substrate 3 — protein MGCISSKTDINDLHPNIFQVMNVDDLGNKLSPGQLEITETDLVLYQRKKAPVKWPLRCLRRYGFDAELFSFESGRRCPTGPGIYAFRCQRAEQLFNLLQTHIQVRNSTGEESWGPAVPARVGVDANYLEPSSVRPALRGARLSSVGSSSNGPVSPQDTTSPSPSLLVPSVSPPAPAEEAPESCSPGSDRRASLKQSLGAGEGPGDPRDAAPPASPSYINVELSSDARSPTLGQGAEPCQPCPVPGEARQSPVYMNVFPGAAAAPQDWEPRHCYENLGPGEMEVLKHLPGAPPLPPPPPPPPLREVNYAVLDLNGVKPPVPEGPPESPKKASAGYATIDFDRTVALLQSVQPSVDNDSEGSRKTRHNSTIGDALPPPHTRHSSSD, from the exons ATGGGCTGTATATCCAGCAAAACAGATATCAATGATCTTCATCCTAATATTTTCCAG GTGATGAACGTGGATGACCTGGGCAACAAACTGAGCCCGGGCCAGTTGGAGATCACGGAAACGGATCTGGTGCTGTACCAACGCAAGAAGGCACCCGTGAAGTGGCCGCTGCGCTGCCTCAGGCGGTACGGCTTCGATGCCGAGCTGTTCAGCTTCGAGTCCGGCAGGCGCTGCCCCACCGGGCCGGGCATCTACGCGTTCCGCTGCCAGAGGGCGGAGCAGCTGTTCAACCTGCTGCAGACGCACATCCAGGTGCGGAACAGCACCGGGGAGGAGTCCTGGGGCCCCGCCGTGCCGGCCAGGGTGGGCGTCGACGCCAACTACCTGGAGCCGTCGTCGGTGCGGCCGGCGCTCCGGGGGGCCCGCCTGAGCAGCGTCGGCAGCAGCAGCAATGGGCCCGTCAGCCCCCAGGACACCACCTCCCCCTCGCCGTCGCTCCTGGTGCCGTCCGTGTCTCCTCCCGCGCCCGCGGAGGAGGCCCCTGAGAGCTGCTCGCCGGGCTCGGACCGCCGGGCGTCGCTCAAGCAGTCGCTCGGCGCCGGGGAGGGCCCGGGGGACCCCCGGGACGCTGCCCCGCCGGCCTCGCCCTCCTACATCAACGTGGAACTGTCGAGTG ACGCGCGCTCGCCGACGCTCGGCCAGGGCGCGGAGCCCTGCCAGCCGTGCCCGGTGCCGGGAGAGGCGCGGCAGTCGCCCGTGTACATGAACGTGTTCCCGGGCGCGGCGGCCGCCCCCCAGGACTGGGAGCCCCGCCACTGCTACGAGAACCTGGGCCCCGGGGAGATGGAGGTGCTGAAGCACCTGCCCGGGGCGCCGCCCctccccccgccgccgccgccgcccccgctcCGGGAGGTCAACTACGCGGTGCTGGACCTGAACGGGGTAAAGCCCCCGGTCCCCGAGGGGCCCCCCGAGTCCCCGAAGAAGGCCTCGGCGGGCTACGCCACCATCGACTTTGACCGGACGGTGGCCCTGCTGCAGTCGGTGCAGCCCAGCGTGGACAACGACAGCGAGGGCTCGCGCAAGACGCGGCACAACTCGACCATCGGTGACGCTCTGCCCCCGCCCCACACCAGGCACAGCTCGTCCGACTGA